One window of the Brienomyrus brachyistius isolate T26 unplaced genomic scaffold, BBRACH_0.4 scaffold60, whole genome shotgun sequence genome contains the following:
- the LOC125725095 gene encoding kelch-like protein 10 produces the protein MMAHDMERVLMSPAFEVFNKLRLAGQLCDMVLIADGVQFNAHRVILCGCSSYFQALFASDWSDSGKREYQLPGISPETLRQVIEYAYTYSVVITADNVENLLAAADYLSVLGIVQRCCDFLHEHLCLDNCVGLVKIGEVYCLNELHQSAFKFLLKNFKEVAITSNDFLELTLEELCDIMERDELNVREEDVVFDAILRWIEHEPATREAHISVLLPKVRMARMDPEYFMKIVKNNDLVKANAACRRIISDVLKVIYDLDESPLSDFENPLIRPRLPSDILLAVGGWNMRTTNCIDAYDTRADRWVDITQEEQTNLAGHGMVYHNGFVYCIGGFDGQNSINTVRRYDPITRAWQQMAPMHWQRCNISVVVLDGFIYAMGGHIGFRPLNKVERYNPVTNKWTQIEPMNERRNDASATTLNGKIYICGGFNGTESLSTVECFDPLTNEWSLITPMSTPRHSLGVTAYRGKIYAVGGINRPDDLQTMEVYDPTTNRWHAVAPMSTPRCEFGIAVVDDLLFVMGGHDGFRVTNKVECYDAGTGSWYRAQDMSRARKHFSCCVVPAHPRIIKYAS, from the exons atgatggcacacgacatggagcgagtactgatgtccccggcgttcgaagtgttcaacaagcttcggctggcaggacagctCTGTGACATGGTCCTCATCGCAGACGGTGTTCAGTTCAACGCCCATAGAgtgattctgtgtggctgtagctcctacttcca ggctctgttcgccagtgactggagtgattcaggaaagcgggagtaccaactcccaggcatttcccctgAAACATTGAGGCAGGTCATCGAGTACGCCTACAcatactctgtggtcatcacagctgacaatgtggagaacctcctggcagctgctgattatctcagtgtcctGGGCATCGTACAGCGCTGCTGTGACTTCCTGCATGAGCATCTCTGCCTTGACAACTGTGTTGGGCTTGTCAAAATCGGAGAAGTCTACTGCCTCAatgagctgcaccagtctgcattcaaattCCTCCTGAAGAACTttaaggaggttgccatcacaTCAAACGATTTCCTAGAACTCACGCTCGAAGAACTTTGTGACATCATGGAGCGGGATGAACTGAATGTCAGAGAAGAAGATGTGGTGTTTGACGCCATCCTCCGttggatcgagcacgagcctgccacccgagaggcccacatttcagttctgttgcccaag GTTcgcatggctcgtatggatccagAATATTTTATGAAGATCGTCAAAAAcaacgatctagtgaaggccaatgcggcgtgcaggcGAATTATCAGCGATGTCTTAAAGGTCATCTATGATCTTGACGAAAGTCCACTCTCTGACTTTGAGAACCCGCTGATCCGCCCACGCTTGCCCTCTGACATTTTGCTGGCTGTTGGTGGTTGGAACATGCGCACTACCAACTGCATCGATGCGTATGACACacgggccgaccgctgggtggatatCACGCAGGAGGAGCAGACCAACCTAGCTGGTCATGGCATGGTGTACCATAATGgatttgtgtactgcattggGGGGTTTGATGGCCAAAACTCTATTAATACCGTGCGCAGATATGACCCGATCACACGAGCATGGCAGCAGATGGCCCCAATGCACTGGCAGCGCTGCAATATTAGTGTGGTCGTGCTTGATGGGTTCATCTACGCCATGGGTGGCCATATTGGTTTCAGGCCCCTCAATAAAGTAGAGCGGTACAACCCAGTAACCAACAAATGGACCCAGATCGAGCCCATGAATGAGAGGCGAAacgatgccagtgccaccaccctgaatggcaag ATATACATCTGTGGGGGCTTCAATGGAACAGAGAGCCTTTCTACAGTGGAGTGCTTTGACCCCCTCACTAATGAATGGAGCTTGATCACTCCAATGAGCACTCCCCGTCACAGCCTTGGAGTCACGGCGTATAGAGGGAAgatctatgcg GTGGGCGGTATCAACAGGCCTGATGACCTGCAGACCATGGAGGTCTATGACCCTACCACAAACCGCTGGcatgctgtggcccccatgtcCACACCACGCTGTGAatttggcatcgcagtggtggacgaccTCCTGTTTGTGATGGGCGGCCACGATGGGTTTAGGGTAACTAACAAGGTGGAGTGTTAtgatgcggggacaggcagctggtatcgtgcgcaggacatgagcagagccagaaaacacttcagctgctgcgtagtgcctgcgcacccccgcatcaTAAAATACGCTAGTTAG
- the LOC125725098 gene encoding basic proline-rich protein-like codes for MSASAHWGDQGPFALCVGSHSPIPQDMKQTRRRPGTQTARGPPGHGSPRRTTAGRIAAPHPEKGRGELRREAIRQPPCRSPRGPWRRARRLHWRPAPPRQTRPWAQRSKGPPTPQQGPDRARRAKSRQATAEGEPAPTRAPSPGHREPPTHQRPGAPSTGRECGGGNRARDVISGGV; via the exons ATGTCGGCGAGTGCTCATTGGGGTgatcaaggtccattcgccC tgtgtgtggggagccacagccccatccctcaggacatgaagcagacacggaggaggcccggaaCCCAGAccgccagaggccccccagggcatgggagcccccggaggaccaccgcagggagaatagcagcccctcacccagaaaagggcagaggagagctccggagggaggccatccggcagccaccgtgcaggagccccagggggccgtggcggcgagcccgcaggctccactggcggccggccccaccacggcaaaccaggccctgggcccagagatccaagggcccccctaccccccagcaagggcccgacagagccaggagggccaaatcccgccaggcaaccgccgagggcgagccagcacccacccgagcacccagccccggacatcgagaaccaccaacgcaccagcggccgggggccccatccaccggcagggagtgtggcggggggaatagagcccgagatgttatttcgggtggagtctag